The Polaromonas sp. SP1 DNA window GGCATTGTGGTGAAAGTGCAGCACCGGGCTGTGCACCACGATGTAATCGGCGCCGATGTTTTGCGAATGGCGGGCCAGGTCCAGCACGACGTCGAGGTTGGTGTCTGAGCAGGATGTCACCACGCCGCAATGGCCGAAAGCGCCTTCGACCGCCAGCTCAAAGGTGCGCTTGCGCTCGGGCACCGACATCGAGAAAAACTCGCCCTGCTTGCCGTTGACAAACAGGCCGCCGAGCTTGAGCGTTTGCGCCCAGTGCCGCATGTTTTTGCGAAAGCCGTCTTCGTCCAGCGACAGGTCTTCCTTGAAGGGTGTGGCCGTGGCGGCCCAGACGCCGCGAAAGTTTTCGCGGGCGTACTCTTTGGCTTCGTATTTTTTGTATTTCATGGTTTGCTTTTCAAAAAAATTCAGGTGGGTTGCATGGCCCGCCAGAGGCGTTCGGCCGTCAGGGGGAAATCGAGGGAGCGCTCACCCAGCGGTGAAAGCGCATCGGCCGCAGCATTGAGCAGCGCCGCCGGCACGCCGATGCAACCGGCTTCGCCCACACCCTTGGCGCCCAGCAGGTTGGCCTGGGTCGTGAAGGCCAGGCTTTCGAGTTCGATGGGCGGCATGTCGTCGGCGCGCGGCACGGCGTAGTCCATGAGCGAGCCGGTCAGCAGCTGGCCTTCGCTGTCGTAAACGATGCGCTCCAGCATGGCCTGGCCCAGGCCTTGCGCCAGGCCGCCCAGCAGCTGGCCTTCCGCCAGCTGCGGCGAGATGATGCGGCCCGCGTCGTCCACCCAGACCAGGCGCTCGATGCACGGCTGGCCGGTGTCACGATCAATCGCCATGCGGGCGATGACGCAGCCGTAGCTCCAGCCTTCGCTGGGCGCGGTGTACACCGTCCCGGCCGTGATCGGCAGTGCCTCGCCGGCATCGCGCCGCGCGGCCGCCATGCGCGCAGCCTCGGCGACGGCGCTGCCGCCTATCGCCATGCTGCGGCTGGCCAGTGCGCCCACGCCTTCGGGGGAGGTGGCAGTGTCGCCGTGGTCCACGCTCACCTGCGCAGCTTCGCAGCCCAGCACCTCGGCGGCAATCACCGCGTAACTCGTCTCGTGGCCCTGGCCTTGTGCGGCGGAGCCGCTGGCCACATGCACCCGGCCGTCGGCGTGCAAGGTGACGCGGGCGCTTTCCCAGCCCTGGCCGCAGGGCTCGACATAGATCGCGATGCCGATGCCGACCAGTTCACCGGCTGCGCGGCGCTGCGTTTGCAATTGCCGCTCGCCTGCGTAGTCAAAACGTGCGCAGGCTTTTTGCAGGGCCAGGCGGTAGTCGCCCGCATCAAAACGCTCTCCCGTCGGTGTGGCGTAGGGCATGGCCTCTACCTCCACCAAATTACGCAGGCGCAGTTCAACCGGATCCATGCCGGCGCTGCGCGCAGCCATCTCAACCAGGCGCTCCATCAGCAGCGCCGCTTCAGGGCGGCCGGCGCCGCGGTAAATATTGACGGCCGCCGCATTCGACATGCCCGCCTCGGCGGCGATGTCGACAGCGGCGACGCGGTAAGGCCCCGGCAGGATGCGCGCCGCATTGCGGGCCGGCACCACAGCGCTGTAGGGCAGCCAGGCACCCATCGGGAATTGCAGGCGCGCTTCCAGATGCAGGAAGCGGCCTTGCGCGTCCAGCGAGAGTTC harbors:
- a CDS encoding xanthine dehydrogenase family protein molybdopterin-binding subunit, with the translated sequence MSARADGLARVEDRRLLTGRGQYVHDLRQPGMLHAVFVRSTHGRARLIAVDLQAAQDSEGVVAVIGPDALAGRFMPPINELVSGMQLPNCPLLAQGRVDSVGQPIALVVATSLQAAQDAAELVFVDYDAEAAQGDMAPGAPPLGKVRHQTSGAAPANVSHRVRVSHQQPRVIAMSLEPRAALAHWDAAGGTLTAWLGTQAPSRARADIARTLDVPLAQVRVIAPDIGGAFGAKASVSPEDLVIAFAARQLKAAIKWTSSRSEEFMSAAQGRGAKLEGELSLDAQGRFLHLEARLQFPMGAWLPYSAVVPARNAARILPGPYRVAAVDIAAEAGMSNAAAVNIYRGAGRPEAALLMERLVEMAARSAGMDPVELRLRNLVEVEAMPYATPTGERFDAGDYRLALQKACARFDYAGERQLQTQRRAAGELVGIGIAIYVEPCGQGWESARVTLHADGRVHVASGSAAQGQGHETSYAVIAAEVLGCEAAQVSVDHGDTATSPEGVGALASRSMAIGGSAVAEAARMAAARRDAGEALPITAGTVYTAPSEGWSYGCVIARMAIDRDTGQPCIERLVWVDDAGRIISPQLAEGQLLGGLAQGLGQAMLERIVYDSEGQLLTGSLMDYAVPRADDMPPIELESLAFTTQANLLGAKGVGEAGCIGVPAALLNAAADALSPLGERSLDFPLTAERLWRAMQPT